In a genomic window of Actinomadura rubteroloni:
- a CDS encoding lysophospholipid acyltransferase family protein encodes MTAERVIYPLMKHVVLGPALRVAFRPDVRGGEHVPRTGPVILAANHLAFCDSFVLPLVVRRQVFFLGKHEYFTRPGPAGRAMAAFFRGVGAIAVDRSGGAAAQAALDAGAGVLDADGVFALHPEGTRSPDGRLYRGHTGVARLALRTGAPVVPVALAGTDRVQPPGRAVPRPGRVGVRIGAPLDFAGRADAREVTDEIMRAIRELSGQEYVDSYAPRIIRSREDGPSR; translated from the coding sequence ATGACCGCCGAACGCGTGATCTATCCGCTGATGAAGCACGTCGTCCTCGGGCCCGCGCTGCGGGTCGCGTTCCGGCCGGACGTGCGCGGCGGCGAGCACGTGCCGCGCACCGGCCCGGTGATCCTCGCGGCGAACCACCTGGCGTTCTGCGACTCGTTCGTGCTGCCGCTCGTCGTGCGCCGCCAGGTTTTCTTCCTCGGCAAGCACGAGTACTTCACGCGTCCGGGCCCGGCGGGACGGGCGATGGCCGCGTTCTTCCGGGGCGTCGGCGCGATCGCGGTGGACCGGTCGGGCGGCGCGGCGGCGCAGGCCGCGCTGGACGCGGGCGCCGGGGTGCTGGACGCGGACGGCGTGTTCGCGCTGCACCCCGAGGGAACCCGCTCCCCCGACGGACGCCTGTACCGGGGCCACACGGGCGTGGCGCGGCTGGCGCTGCGGACGGGCGCGCCGGTCGTCCCGGTGGCGCTGGCGGGGACCGACCGGGTGCAGCCGCCGGGGCGGGCCGTCCCGCGCCCCGGCCGGGTCGGGGTCCGGATCGGGGCGCCGCTGGACTTCGCCGGACGCGCCGACGCCCGGGAGGTCACCGACGAGATCATGCGGGCGATCCGGGAGCTGTCGGGCCAGGAGTACGTGGACTCCTACGCGCCCCGGATAATCCGCTCGCGGGAGGACGGCCCGTCCCGCTAG
- a CDS encoding MFS transporter translates to MSTVPTGRAPAAPPSAAPAPLHHPGLALAAIVGCQLMIGIDTSIVTIALPDIGSAVGLSTGGLAWVFNAYMIAFGGLLLLGGRAGDIFGRRRVFVGGVALFTVASLLGGFAPNGPLLIAARALQGLAAAFGAPSAMALIAALFTGPARVRALSIFSAVSGGGAALGMILGGVLTEAASWRWVFFVNVPVGVALVLLAPRVLAETPRRPGRFDLPGALTSTVGMAALVYVFIRAGTDGWGDGRVLAAALVAVAALGAFVLCERRAAQPIVPLRMFAHRVRTGAYLTMFLLVGGMFGGYFYLTGFLQDGLGYGPLRTGAAFLPIVGVQFAAVRTVPRVLPRLGARTLIAAGASLLAIAFLWLTALPGDGGYAAWMLGPFLLMGLGVGIATLPLNATVLGTVAQEEAGAASGIAQAMMWSGGAVGAAVMVTVQSGGGGTGGVFALAAAFEVAALVAAAVTIGRR, encoded by the coding sequence TTGTCGACTGTTCCTACCGGGCGGGCTCCCGCCGCGCCCCCGTCCGCCGCTCCCGCACCCCTCCATCATCCCGGACTCGCGCTCGCCGCGATCGTCGGCTGCCAGCTCATGATCGGCATCGACACCTCGATCGTCACCATCGCGCTCCCCGACATCGGGTCCGCCGTCGGCCTGTCCACCGGCGGCCTCGCCTGGGTGTTCAACGCCTACATGATCGCCTTCGGCGGCCTGCTGCTGCTCGGCGGGCGCGCGGGCGACATCTTCGGCCGCCGCCGCGTCTTCGTCGGCGGCGTCGCCCTGTTCACCGTCGCGTCCCTGCTCGGCGGGTTCGCGCCGAACGGACCGCTGCTCATCGCCGCCCGCGCCCTCCAGGGCCTCGCCGCCGCGTTCGGCGCGCCGAGCGCGATGGCGCTCATCGCCGCGCTGTTCACCGGGCCCGCGCGGGTGCGGGCGCTCAGCATCTTCTCGGCCGTCAGCGGCGGGGGAGCGGCGCTCGGCATGATCCTCGGCGGCGTGCTCACCGAGGCCGCGTCGTGGCGCTGGGTGTTCTTCGTCAACGTGCCGGTCGGCGTGGCGCTCGTCCTGCTCGCCCCGCGCGTGCTGGCCGAGACGCCGCGCCGTCCCGGCCGCTTCGACCTGCCCGGCGCGCTCACCTCGACCGTCGGCATGGCCGCGCTCGTCTACGTGTTCATCCGGGCGGGCACCGACGGGTGGGGGGACGGCCGCGTCCTCGCCGCCGCCCTCGTCGCGGTCGCCGCGCTCGGCGCGTTCGTGCTGTGCGAGCGGCGCGCGGCCCAGCCGATCGTCCCGCTGCGGATGTTCGCCCACCGCGTCCGGACGGGCGCCTACCTGACGATGTTCCTGCTGGTCGGCGGAATGTTCGGCGGCTACTTCTACCTGACCGGGTTCCTCCAGGACGGCCTCGGCTACGGGCCGCTGCGCACCGGCGCGGCGTTCCTGCCGATCGTCGGGGTTCAGTTCGCCGCCGTCCGGACGGTGCCGCGCGTGCTGCCGCGCCTCGGCGCCCGGACGCTCATCGCCGCCGGCGCGTCCCTGCTCGCCATCGCGTTCCTGTGGCTGACCGCGCTGCCCGGCGACGGCGGGTACGCGGCCTGGATGCTCGGCCCCTTCCTGCTCATGGGCCTCGGCGTCGGGATCGCGACGCTGCCGCTGAACGCGACCGTCCTCGGGACCGTCGCGCAGGAGGAGGCGGGCGCCGCGTCCGGCATCGCGCAGGCCATGATGTGGTCGGGCGGGGCGGTCGGCGCGGCGGTCATGGTGACCGTGCAGTCCGGGGGCGGCGGCACCGGCGGAGTCTTCGCGCTCGCGGCGGCGTTCGAGGTCGCGGCGCTCGTGGCGGCGGCGGTGACGATCGGCCGCCGCTAG
- a CDS encoding SPFH domain-containing protein, translating to METQVEMPEPKIQERRARNANGWAALWAGLAAVVGGIALAVGLTAAGGALIVVGLAAGAVLIVAGLVALAGLTPVAPGEARVVLLLGRYTGTVRDSGLRWVNPVAARQRVSTRIRNHETGLAKVNDLDGNPIQISAVVVWQVEDTARAVFEVDDFVEFVAFQTEAAVRHIAGSFPYDAADRTSLRENADEITAQLSAELSLRVASAGVRIVESRITRLAYAPEIAQAMLRRQQAGAVVAARQRIVEGAVGMVQLALERLDAEQVVELDEERRAAMVSNLLVVLCADRDAQPVVNAGSLYQ from the coding sequence ATGGAGACGCAGGTCGAGATGCCGGAACCGAAGATCCAGGAACGCCGCGCGCGCAACGCCAACGGCTGGGCGGCGCTGTGGGCCGGGCTGGCGGCCGTCGTCGGCGGGATCGCCCTCGCGGTGGGGCTGACGGCGGCGGGCGGGGCGCTCATCGTCGTCGGGCTCGCCGCGGGAGCCGTGCTGATCGTCGCGGGGCTCGTCGCGCTGGCCGGGCTGACGCCCGTCGCGCCGGGTGAGGCGCGCGTCGTCCTGCTGCTCGGCCGCTACACCGGGACGGTCCGCGACAGCGGCCTGCGCTGGGTCAACCCGGTCGCGGCGCGGCAGCGCGTCTCCACCCGCATCCGCAACCACGAGACCGGGCTCGCCAAGGTCAACGACCTGGACGGCAACCCCATCCAGATCTCCGCCGTCGTCGTCTGGCAGGTCGAGGACACCGCCCGCGCCGTCTTCGAGGTGGACGACTTCGTGGAGTTCGTGGCGTTCCAGACCGAGGCCGCCGTCCGGCACATCGCGGGCAGCTTCCCCTACGACGCCGCCGACCGCACGTCGCTGCGCGAGAACGCCGACGAGATCACCGCGCAACTGTCGGCCGAGCTGTCGCTGCGGGTGGCGTCGGCGGGCGTCCGGATCGTGGAGTCCCGGATCACCCGGCTGGCCTACGCGCCGGAGATCGCGCAGGCGATGCTGCGCCGCCAGCAGGCGGGCGCGGTGGTCGCGGCGCGGCAGCGGATCGTGGAGGGCGCGGTCGGGATGGTGCAGCTCGCGCTGGAACGACTGGACGCCGAGCAGGTCGTGGAGCTGGACGAGGAGCGGCGCGCGGCGATGGTCAGCAACCTGCTCGTGGTGCTGTGCGCCGACCGGGACGCCCAGCCGGTCGTCAACGCCGGCTCGCTCTACCAGTGA
- a CDS encoding alcohol dehydrogenase catalytic domain-containing protein codes for MIALVWPGPGGRHRPLAVAPPDPAPGELLVAVELATVCGSDLHTVAGRRPGPAPGVLGHEVVGRVVRLGPDAVTDVRGRRVAAGDRVAIGIYAACGTCARCRRGLPHKCARLFKYGHAALADAGPLSGGYASHVLVRAGTPLAVVPPDLPAALAAPLGCATATAVAVAGAAGDVAGRDVTVCGAGLLGVLATAMLAGRGASVTVLDPDPGRRATALRAGARHAAGPDEEVPPADACLELSGAADAVRRAPARTATGGTIVLAGTVSPGVALDWSAQDVVRGLLTVRGVHNYTPADLAGAVAWAESARLPVSDVLGTVHPLTDLDAALGEAAGTTALRVGVRPLEK; via the coding sequence GTGATCGCGCTGGTGTGGCCGGGCCCCGGCGGACGGCACCGGCCGCTCGCGGTCGCGCCCCCCGACCCCGCGCCGGGCGAGCTGCTGGTCGCGGTCGAGCTGGCGACGGTCTGCGGCTCGGACCTGCACACCGTCGCCGGACGGCGGCCGGGCCCGGCGCCGGGCGTGCTCGGTCACGAGGTGGTGGGACGGGTCGTCCGGCTCGGGCCGGACGCCGTCACCGACGTCCGGGGGCGGCGCGTCGCGGCCGGCGACCGTGTCGCGATCGGGATCTACGCGGCGTGCGGGACGTGCGCGCGGTGCCGCCGGGGCCTGCCGCACAAGTGCGCGCGGCTGTTCAAGTACGGCCACGCGGCGCTCGCGGACGCGGGGCCGCTGTCGGGCGGCTACGCGAGCCACGTGCTCGTCCGCGCCGGGACCCCGCTGGCCGTGGTGCCGCCGGACCTGCCCGCCGCCCTCGCCGCGCCGCTCGGGTGCGCGACGGCGACGGCCGTCGCGGTCGCCGGCGCCGCCGGGGACGTCGCCGGACGGGACGTCACCGTCTGCGGGGCGGGCCTGCTCGGCGTCCTCGCCACCGCGATGCTCGCCGGCCGGGGCGCGTCCGTCACCGTCCTCGACCCCGATCCGGGACGCCGCGCGACGGCCCTGCGGGCGGGCGCGCGGCACGCCGCCGGCCCGGACGAGGAGGTGCCGCCCGCCGACGCCTGCCTCGAACTGTCCGGCGCGGCCGACGCGGTCCGGCGCGCTCCGGCCCGCACCGCGACCGGCGGGACGATCGTGCTCGCCGGGACGGTCTCGCCGGGCGTCGCGCTGGACTGGTCGGCGCAGGACGTGGTGCGCGGGCTGCTGACCGTCCGGGGCGTCCACAACTACACACCCGCCGACCTGGCCGGGGCCGTGGCCTGGGCCGAGTCGGCGCGCCTGCCCGTCTCGGACGTCCTCGGGACCGTCCATCCCCTGACGGACCTGGACGCCGCCCTCGGGGAGGCTGCGGGGACGACCGCGCTCCGCGTCGGCGTCCGGCCCTTGGAAAAGTGA
- a CDS encoding phosphonate ABC transporter ATP-binding protein yields MGALSVRGLRKSFGGRAVLSEFDLDVAPGEVVALLGANGSGKSTALKCVVGLVRPDAGTVHALGADLLAAPRPADRARVAMVFQQIHLVGRRSALDNVCAGALGRLPLRRSWAPAVFPRDLREEAMACLDRVGLADRAHERAAALSGGQRQRVALARALCQRAKVLLADEPVSALDPSAAENVMAVMAGLARSESLAVAAVLHQPDLARRHADRLVGLRGGRIAFAGRGDAVSAEQVAALYTANEEVAA; encoded by the coding sequence ATGGGGGCGCTCAGCGTGCGCGGGCTGCGCAAGTCCTTCGGCGGGCGCGCCGTGCTGTCGGAGTTCGACCTGGACGTGGCGCCCGGCGAGGTCGTCGCGCTGCTCGGCGCGAACGGGTCGGGCAAGTCGACGGCGCTGAAGTGCGTCGTCGGGCTCGTCCGGCCGGACGCGGGAACGGTCCACGCGCTCGGCGCCGACCTGCTCGCCGCGCCGCGCCCGGCCGACCGCGCCCGCGTCGCGATGGTGTTCCAGCAGATCCACCTGGTCGGACGGCGTTCGGCGCTGGACAACGTCTGCGCCGGGGCGCTCGGCCGGCTGCCGCTGCGCCGGTCGTGGGCGCCGGCGGTCTTCCCCCGCGACCTGCGCGAGGAGGCGATGGCCTGCCTGGACCGGGTCGGCCTCGCCGACCGCGCGCACGAGCGGGCCGCCGCGCTGTCGGGCGGCCAGCGGCAGCGCGTGGCGCTGGCCCGCGCGCTGTGCCAGCGGGCGAAGGTGCTGCTGGCGGACGAGCCGGTCTCGGCGCTGGACCCGTCCGCCGCCGAGAACGTCATGGCGGTGATGGCGGGCCTCGCGCGGTCGGAGTCGCTCGCCGTCGCGGCCGTCCTGCACCAGCCCGACCTGGCCCGGCGGCACGCCGACCGGCTGGTCGGGCTGCGCGGCGGGCGGATCGCGTTCGCCGGGCGCGGCGACGCCGTCTCCGCCGAGCAGGTCGCCGCCCTCTACACCGCGAACGAGGAGGTAGCCGCATGA
- a CDS encoding GOLPH3/VPS74 family protein: MVETPDGLPSRMYLLAYDLRKQRLVHGGRLGYILRAAALTELYLDGRVVEEKGRPVPGTPGDDPYGLLAQLSASRPRTWQHWVRKDGRAMIRTVRDELERGGWIRTRPHRVLGVFPGTRVTVRDPRVVKTLWGGASAALRGRPAAHVNSYDAAAVALAAAGELGTVLPRRDRRRHRRRIAELTARSGPAASAVAKVIAQLRAAA; the protein is encoded by the coding sequence ATGGTGGAGACGCCGGACGGCCTTCCGTCCCGCATGTACCTGCTGGCCTACGACCTGCGCAAGCAGCGGCTCGTGCACGGCGGCAGGCTCGGCTACATCCTGCGGGCCGCCGCGCTGACCGAGCTGTACCTCGACGGCCGGGTCGTGGAGGAGAAGGGCCGGCCCGTCCCGGGGACGCCGGGCGACGACCCCTACGGCCTGCTCGCGCAGCTCTCGGCGTCGCGGCCCCGGACGTGGCAGCACTGGGTGCGCAAGGACGGCCGCGCGATGATCCGGACCGTCCGGGACGAGCTGGAGCGCGGCGGCTGGATCCGGACGCGCCCGCACCGCGTGCTCGGCGTCTTCCCCGGCACGCGGGTGACCGTCCGCGACCCGCGCGTGGTGAAGACGCTGTGGGGCGGGGCGTCGGCGGCGCTGCGGGGCCGTCCGGCCGCGCACGTGAACAGCTACGACGCGGCGGCGGTGGCGCTGGCGGCGGCCGGTGAACTCGGCACCGTGCTCCCCCGGCGCGACCGGCGGCGGCACCGGCGGCGCATCGCGGAGCTGACGGCCCGGTCGGGCCCGGCGGCGTCGGCCGTCGCGAAGGTGATCGCGCAGCTCCGGGCGGCGGCCTGA
- a CDS encoding 3'-5' exonuclease, with protein sequence MDGGTLNVIDIEATCWNGPVPKGMHNEVIEIGLCTVDLDRRERTGKHRILVRPERSRVSAFCTGLTGLTAEEVATGLAFADACALLEREHAAGTRVWASWGDYDRKQFERQCAETGVRYPFGSRHVNAKAVHAASHGLSRRMGMAAALEHGGLPLEGRHHSGVDDAWNIAALVLELVDRGDWPA encoded by the coding sequence ATGGACGGCGGGACGCTCAACGTGATCGACATCGAGGCCACCTGCTGGAACGGCCCGGTGCCGAAGGGCATGCACAACGAGGTCATCGAGATCGGGCTGTGCACGGTCGATCTGGACCGGCGCGAGCGGACGGGCAAGCACCGGATCCTCGTCCGTCCCGAACGGTCGCGGGTGAGCGCGTTCTGCACCGGCCTGACCGGCCTCACCGCCGAGGAGGTCGCGACCGGGCTCGCGTTCGCCGACGCGTGCGCGCTGCTGGAGCGCGAGCACGCCGCCGGGACGCGGGTGTGGGCGAGCTGGGGCGACTACGACCGCAAGCAGTTCGAGCGGCAGTGCGCCGAGACGGGCGTCCGGTACCCGTTCGGGTCGCGGCACGTGAACGCCAAGGCCGTCCACGCCGCGAGCCACGGCCTGTCCCGCCGGATGGGGATGGCGGCGGCGCTGGAGCACGGCGGCCTCCCGCTGGAGGGACGCCACCACAGCGGCGTGGACGACGCCTGGAACATCGCGGCGCTGGTCCTGGAGCTGGTGGACCGGGGCGACTGGCCCGCCTGA
- the phnE gene encoding phosphonate ABC transporter, permease protein PhnE, with product MSAPERLAVPPRPRSPRTLAAGTVVAAVVVGLHVAAWRGTEMDLGMLADGWHGMARFVSEAVPPDLTWDPVVRDGLKACLVTLWTGLLGTTLSIPFTAVLCALGSRAVNGDATVYQAARGIMSFLRAVPDVVFALVFVTAVGLGPFAGVLALVCNNTGVMGKLWSEAMEEADDGPAQALRIAGAGRAQLVAHAVLPACLPQLVGLALYRLDVNVRASLVLGLVGAGGIGFLINQSIQEFRFDQMLTYILMVLVLVVAVDLLSSLVRRRLAA from the coding sequence ATGAGCGCGCCCGAACGGCTGGCCGTGCCGCCCCGGCCGCGCAGCCCGCGCACGCTCGCCGCCGGGACGGTCGTCGCGGCCGTCGTCGTCGGACTGCACGTCGCGGCGTGGCGCGGCACCGAGATGGACCTCGGGATGCTCGCCGACGGGTGGCACGGGATGGCGCGGTTCGTGTCCGAGGCCGTCCCGCCGGACCTGACGTGGGACCCGGTCGTCCGGGACGGCCTGAAAGCCTGCCTGGTGACCCTGTGGACGGGCCTGCTCGGCACCACGCTGTCGATCCCGTTCACGGCGGTGCTGTGCGCGCTCGGATCGCGGGCCGTCAACGGCGACGCGACCGTCTACCAGGCTGCGCGGGGGATCATGTCGTTCCTGCGGGCCGTCCCGGACGTGGTGTTCGCGCTGGTCTTCGTCACCGCCGTCGGGCTCGGCCCGTTCGCCGGGGTCCTCGCGCTGGTCTGCAACAACACCGGCGTGATGGGCAAGCTGTGGTCGGAGGCGATGGAGGAGGCCGACGACGGCCCGGCGCAGGCGCTGCGCATCGCCGGGGCGGGCCGCGCCCAGCTCGTCGCGCACGCGGTGCTGCCCGCGTGCCTGCCGCAACTGGTCGGGCTCGCGCTCTACCGGCTGGACGTGAACGTGCGGGCGTCGCTCGTTCTCGGGCTCGTCGGCGCGGGCGGGATCGGGTTCCTCATCAACCAGTCGATCCAGGAGTTCCGGTTCGACCAGATGCTCACCTACATCCTCATGGTGCTCGTCCTGGTGGTGGCGGTGGACCTGCTCAGCTCGCTCGTCCGGCGGCGGCTCGCGGCGTGA